CCGGGCGggagcgggtggtggtggaggaggaggggagggtaGGGTCAtcgttgttggggttggattcGGGGCGGTTGGAGTGGCGGGGGGGGCCGCGGTGAGGGTTCTTGCCGCCGCGGGAGAAGTTGTCTTTTTTGTGGCGGACCATGGTGATAGCTAGAGGGGGCTATGTTTTTGTgaagggaggtgagggtggtgagggtggtgagggtggtgagggtgggtggtgatatcAGGAAGCTGAAAAATGTCAGAATAATAATTtatggtggggtgggaaaCGTCACCCCCACTATTACCAGCTGAGGTTTACCCCGCTTATGCAACGTTCCGGGAGCTTTCACAGGGGTCCTGGATCTACATACCCCCTGGGATTTATTCGAGAAACGGGTCGTTCGGGCTTCTTGCATGCTGCCACCTGCTTGTTTGCTGCCACCGACAGTTGCAGTCCAAGCTTCCTAatctcaaccccatcccaaatTCACGTTGCTGCCTGTCTACTGGTGCTTTAATACTGGCGCTGTAGACGACTTTGTACTCATAGCACTACTTGCTTGATATTCCAGCTTCATAAGCTGTCCTTATCCCCCCCGACACAGACACCACTGACGAGCCGAGCTCCCATCCCCGTCGAACCGCCCCCAGAaagaacaacaccaccattaACAATGGAGGCGGCCTCGGCGCGATACGCGGCAAGGGACCGCTGGGGAGACCCGGGTCACCCGGCGCCGTCACAGCTTCTACGATACATTGCTTCGGCCTGCAGTCCCGAGAACTACGAACCCAACCTCGCGCTCAATCTCGAGATCAGCGACCTCATCAACGCCAAGAAGGGCTCAGCCCCGCGCGAGGCGGCCGTGGCCATTGTCAACTACATCAACCACCGCAACCCCAACATTGCCATGCTGGCTCTGAACCTGTTGGATATATGCGTCAAGAACTGCGGCTACCCTTTCCACTTGCAAATCAGCACCAAGGAGTTCCTGAACGAGCTGGTCCGCCGCTTCCCCGAACGCCCGCCTATCCGCCCGACCCGTGTCCAGCTCAAGATCCTCGAGCTGATAGAAGAATGGCGCGGTACGATTTGCGAGACGAGCAGGTACAGGGAGGACTTGGGGTTCATTAGAGATATGCACCGGTTATTGAGTTATAAGGGGTATACGTTCCCGGAGGTCAGGAGGGAGGATGCGGCCGTGTTGAATCCTAGCGATGTAGGTTCTTGACGGGCCCGTCTGTGAGCTATGGGCTGCGATGCTAACCGAATAGAATTTGAAATCGGCagaggagatggaaaaggaggagagggaagcCCAGTCGGCCAAGCTACAAGAGCTCATTCGCAGGGGCACCCCTGAGGACCTTCGCGAGGCCAACCAACTGATGAAAATTATGACGGGTTACGATACAAGATCGAAGGTCGACTACCGCGCCAaagcggcggaggaggtggccaAAATTCAGCagaaggcgaggttgttggaggagaggttaGCGCAGTTTAAGCCCGGTGATAAGATGGCGGACGGTGATGTGTTCTCGGAGCTTGCCTCAGCCCTGTCTAGCGCCCAACCAAAGATCCAGAAGATGTGTGAGGAAGAGTCGGAAGACCACGAAGCTGTCGCGAAGCTGCTGGAAATTAACGATGCCATTCACCGGACTTTCCAGAGATACaggctgctgaagaagggAGACTTTGAGGGTGCTGCCAAGTTGGCCGACCCCAATTTCACCCCATCGGCGAGTGCTGGTGGGAAGGGCGCAGCCGGCGAGCTGTCTTTGattgactttgacgacgCTGCGGCAGACACAAACGGTTCTGGCAGTCAAGGGGCATCTCAAGCTTCCGGATCTGGTCTTGAAAATGACCTCCTAGGCCTGTCCTTAGGGGAAACGAGTAGCTACGGCCAAACGGGCGGTATTGCTTTGGGTTTTGGTGCCAATACTAGTATGCTttctttcctcctcaccaacgtTGGACTATGGCTAACAGTCCCAGATATCCCTGGCCCGGCTCTTTTGTCTTCGGTTACACAAAACAACAGCGCTGGAGGGAACTACAgcgcatcaacatcaacctcaccagcaccaccccctggcTTCTCAAATTTTTCCGCCTTCAGCTCGGCGCCCTCGTCCAAGACGACCACCCCAAAGCCTGTCAGGTCGGCGTTCTCACCGCCCGCCTCCAAACCAGTTTCCAACGATCCCTTTGCCCAACTGGCCTCTCTTGGCTCCAAGCCAGCGACACCCACGCCAGCGGCACCCCAAAacaacgacgatgacgagtGGAGTTTCTCCTCGGCCCTCCCACCAGAAGCTCCCGCCCAGCCCAGGGAGCACACGGCCGttatcaacaacaccaatcTCAAGATTGACTTCAAGGCCTTCCGAGCGGCCGAGGGACAACCACCGGTGGATTTGCTCATGCTGTTCAGCAACAACACTCCCTTCCCAGTAACGGAACTGCACTTTCAACTAGCAGTGACCAAAGTATGTTTTTGCCGTTAGTATTGTGTAGAATACCTCATGCTGACTTTTTCGACAGGGCTATGAGTTACAAC
The sequence above is a segment of the Podospora pseudoanserina strain CBS 124.78 chromosome 5, whole genome shotgun sequence genome. Coding sequences within it:
- the GGA2 gene encoding ARF-binding protein (BUSCO:EOG09261KZ6; COG:U; EggNog:ENOG503NV9I), with product MEAASARYAARDRWGDPGHPAPSQLLRYIASACSPENYEPNLALNLEISDLINAKKGSAPREAAVAIVNYINHRNPNIAMLALNLLDICVKNCGYPFHLQISTKEFLNELVRRFPERPPIRPTRVQLKILELIEEWRGTICETSRYREDLGFIRDMHRLLSYKGYTFPEVRREDAAVLNPSDNLKSAEEMEKEEREAQSAKLQELIRRGTPEDLREANQLMKIMTGYDTRSKVDYRAKAAEEVAKIQQKARLLEERLAQFKPGDKMADGDVFSELASALSSAQPKIQKMCEEESEDHEAVAKLLEINDAIHRTFQRYRLLKKGDFEGAAKLADPNFTPSASAGGKGAAGELSLIDFDDAAADTNGSGSQGASQASGSGLENDLLGLSLGETSSYGQTGGIALGFGANTNIPGPALLSSVTQNNSAGGNYSASTSTSPAPPPGFSNFSAFSSAPSSKTTTPKPVRSAFSPPASKPVSNDPFAQLASLGSKPATPTPAAPQNNDDDEWSFSSALPPEAPAQPREHTAVINNTNLKIDFKAFRAAEGQPPVDLLMLFSNNTPFPVTELHFQLAVTKGYELQLTPQSGRNLLPKQINGVKQEVKVWRSGDKSQKVEKIKLRWRVSYKLNGEVKNEMGEVPEFSIP